The Candidatus Baltobacteraceae bacterium genome contains the following window.
CCAAGCGTTTCTTTGCCGAGCTTATCGGTGCCGATCCGTACGTCGATTCGGCCAGGTACGTCGGCTACAGGAGCGGCGACATGGAAATCGGGCTCGTTCCGGGCGGCGATAAACACGAGCCGATGGCGCTTGCGTATTGGACGGTGAGCGACATCGCAGCGAGCCTGAAGGCGCTCGTAGCCGCGGGCGGTACCGTCGTGCAAGAGATTACCGATGTCGCCTACCGACTGCTGGTCGCGAGCGTTAAAGACCCAACGGTTCGATCGTGGGCTTGCGGCAACCGCCGAAGGGGTAATGGCAAGCGGATGCGATACGATCTATGCAAAAGGGGCGCGAGATGAAGAAGATCGACAACCCGAAAAGCGGTGAGTCTCCCTCCGCGCTCATCGACGCGCGAATCAAGGAGTTGGGCGATTGGAGAGGCGAGACGCTCTCAAAGATCCGCAAACTCATCAAGCGTGCAGACCCCGACGTTGCTGAGGAGTGGAAGTGGCGCGGGGTGCCCGTCTGGTCTCACGACGGACAGATATGCACGGGCGAGACCTACAAGAGCATCGTTAAGCTGACCTTCGCCAAGGGTGCGCGGCTCAAGGATCCGAAGCGGCTGTTCAACTCGAGCCTTGAGGGCAACGTCCGGCGCGCCATCGATCTTCACGAAGGCGATCAGATCGATGAGAGCGCATTCGAGGCGCTCGTTCGCGCGGCCATCGCGCTCAACGAATCGCCCGCTCGCTAGTGCGCTCTCGTCACGAGCTGCGACCGTTGACGACGCCATCATCGATAACGAACGCAGGATGATCCGCACTCTGCACTAGGGTGAACTGGCTAGCGCAACGCGCCGCTCAAACTCAGTGAATTTAGCGAGACTATCCTCGCGCTTAGACCAAGTATGCAACAGATCCATATCGATTGTGTCGATGTACGCGACGGCGACGGCAACGGCGGCGTTGAGCGCGGTGAAGTCGTCCCAGTGGTAGAAGTGCGCTAGGCGGTCGCGCACGCAATCCACAGGCGAAAGAAGTCGCAAGGTCGTTTCTGCGTTCGTAATGGTCGCGGTCTCATGCACGTAGTCGCCGCCGACCGCAAGCGGACCACGTGGAAAGTCGATCGTAAAACTGGTGTCAGGATGCACGAAGATGCGCGATTTTCCGTCACGTTTGAAACCGATGGAAAGGAGCGCGCCGCCGGCATCCTCAAGCGGTTCATCGCCCGGGAGAACGAAATCCGCGTCGTGCGAAGCATAGGCGTGCGGCGCATAAACACTGGCTGCGCTGCCGCCGGTAAGAATGGCGGTAATGCCGCGCGCTTCGAGCGCTTGCGACGCAGCGAAGCATACATCGGCGAGCGTGCTTTCGCGGGTAATCACAGCGGCTTTCCCCGCCGGCGAGGTCGCGTCCGCCGCGATTCCTTGACGATTTGATATTGGCGGTAGCCCTCTGCAAGACGCAGCAAGAGCGCCCGAAGTTCGCGAAAGGCGGGATAGTTCGGATTGAGCGTGACCGTTCGTACCGCGAGCTGGCGGCTAGCGACTATGCCCTCCTCCTCAAGCTTATCGAGCGTTCGCTGGACGGCCGGGATAGTGGACCGAAGGTATCGGCTAATCTCCGCAGGATAGGTCTGCTCGAGGACGGCGATCAGCATGAG
Protein-coding sequences here:
- a CDS encoding DUF1801 domain-containing protein, with amino-acid sequence MKKIDNPKSGESPSALIDARIKELGDWRGETLSKIRKLIKRADPDVAEEWKWRGVPVWSHDGQICTGETYKSIVKLTFAKGARLKDPKRLFNSSLEGNVRRAIDLHEGDQIDESAFEALVRAAIALNESPAR
- a CDS encoding MarR family transcriptional regulator; the protein is MRTALLMLIAVLEQTYPAEISRYLRSTIPAVQRTLDKLEEEGIVASRQLAVRTVTLNPNYPAFRELRALLLRLAEGYRQYQIVKESRRTRPRRRGKPL
- a CDS encoding VOC family protein, translating into MDVSLITYAVADLTKAKRFFAELIGADPYVDSARYVGYRSGDMEIGLVPGGDKHEPMALAYWTVSDIAASLKALVAAGGTVVQEITDVAYRLLVASVKDPTVRSWACGNRRRGNGKRMRYDLCKRGAR